From Pseudomonas sp. LS1212, the proteins below share one genomic window:
- the dsbD gene encoding protein-disulfide reductase DsbD has protein sequence MRNLVISLLLLMSSLAQAFEDPFARPDFLPVDKAFQFTSQQLDSGQTRLHWRIADGYYLYQQRLKFDGLPAELHPPLPAGEPHSDEFFGQGEVYRGQLELLIPAGASGSVRVGWQGCADAGLCYPPQNADLKLGTSGAASAEAADLSLATTLQQTSLGWGLLVFFGLGLLLAFTPCSLPMLPILAGMVLGSGASTRRGWALAGCYVLSMALVYAGLGVLAALLGGNLQALLQQPWLLGSFAALFVLLALPMFGVFELQLPAFVRDRLERAGRQRRGGSLYGAALLGVLSGLLVGPCMTAPLAGALLYIAQTGNAVHGGLILFGMGLGMGLPLLLLVTLGNRYLPRPGAWMNLVKGVFGFVFLGMALYMLRTVLDAALWLGLCGALLVSLAHAARAHLLRALWLQPLAVLFGLWGVLMVIGAAGGASDPMRPLQVFGATSNAIAEPHDAFLTIDRPEALQRELDAAKAQGQWVFLDYYADWCVSCKIMEKQIFTRADVLTALEGVRLLRLDVTADAASSRQLLERYQVPGPPSLLWIGPDGEERRNRRITGEIDAQTFLQHWTATRTQG, from the coding sequence ATGCGTAACCTGGTAATTTCCCTGCTCTTGCTGATGTCCAGCCTGGCCCAGGCTTTCGAGGACCCGTTTGCCCGGCCGGACTTTCTTCCCGTCGACAAAGCCTTCCAATTCACCTCGCAACAGCTGGATTCGGGCCAGACGCGGCTGCATTGGCGCATTGCCGATGGCTACTACCTGTATCAGCAGCGCTTGAAATTCGACGGCCTGCCCGCCGAGCTACACCCCCCGCTGCCTGCCGGCGAGCCTCATAGCGATGAGTTCTTTGGCCAGGGCGAAGTCTATCGGGGCCAACTCGAGCTGCTGATCCCGGCAGGCGCCAGCGGCTCGGTCAGGGTCGGCTGGCAAGGCTGTGCGGACGCGGGCCTGTGCTATCCGCCGCAAAACGCCGACCTCAAGCTCGGCACCTCCGGCGCTGCCAGTGCAGAGGCAGCCGACCTGTCATTGGCCACTACCCTGCAACAGACCTCGCTGGGCTGGGGCTTGCTGGTGTTCTTCGGTCTGGGCCTGTTGCTGGCCTTCACGCCCTGCTCGCTGCCGATGCTGCCGATCCTTGCCGGCATGGTCCTCGGTAGTGGCGCCAGCACACGCCGCGGCTGGGCCCTGGCCGGCTGCTATGTATTGAGCATGGCGCTGGTGTATGCCGGCCTCGGCGTACTGGCGGCCCTGCTGGGCGGCAACCTGCAGGCGCTGTTGCAGCAACCCTGGTTGCTGGGCAGTTTTGCCGCGCTGTTCGTGCTGCTGGCCTTGCCGATGTTCGGCGTGTTCGAGTTGCAGCTGCCGGCCTTCGTTCGTGATCGTCTCGAGCGGGCCGGGCGCCAACGCCGCGGTGGCAGCCTGTATGGCGCCGCGTTGCTGGGCGTGCTGTCGGGGCTGCTGGTCGGGCCCTGCATGACCGCCCCGTTGGCCGGGGCCCTGCTCTACATCGCGCAAACCGGCAATGCCGTCCACGGCGGCCTGATCCTGTTCGGCATGGGCCTGGGCATGGGCTTGCCGCTGTTGCTGCTGGTGACGCTGGGCAACCGCTACCTGCCACGGCCAGGCGCCTGGATGAACCTGGTCAAGGGCGTGTTCGGTTTCGTATTCCTCGGCATGGCGCTGTACATGCTGCGCACCGTCCTGGACGCGGCACTGTGGCTGGGCTTGTGCGGGGCGTTGCTGGTCAGCCTGGCCCATGCAGCCCGGGCACACCTGCTGCGCGCCCTGTGGCTGCAACCCCTGGCCGTCCTGTTCGGGCTCTGGGGCGTTCTGATGGTCATCGGTGCGGCCGGTGGCGCCAGCGATCCGATGCGGCCCCTCCAGGTATTTGGCGCGACCTCCAACGCCATTGCCGAACCGCACGACGCCTTCCTCACAATCGATCGCCCCGAGGCCTTGCAACGTGAGCTCGATGCCGCCAAGGCGCAGGGGCAATGGGTGTTTCTGGACTACTATGCCGATTGGTGCGTGTCCTGCAAGATCATGGAAAAACAGATCTTCACCAGGGCCGATGTGTTGACCGCGCTCGAAGGGGTTCGGCTATTGCGCCTGGATGTCACGGCGGATGCAGCCAGCAGCCGCCAGTTGTTGGAGCGCTACCAGGTACCCGGCCCGCCGAGCCTCTTATGGATCGGGCCCGACGGCGAGGAACGCCGCAACCGACGAATTACCGGCGAAATCGACGCCCAAACCTTTTTGCAACACTGGACTGCGACCAGGACCCAAGGCTGA
- a CDS encoding ATP-binding protein, with protein sequence MSLRLRLSLILGTAFVVIWALAAAWMLRDLRNQMMFSLDQRLVASARMVAGLIDQMPQPLASKGEGTHLSADQLSIPDGMACQVSSLRGEVLARSQHTGEQALDDQRSGFHDQVIDGDHWRSFTLARGEVRITTADRVREREALNRSILLAASAPVLVALLGSLGLLWLGVGKGLAPLNRMRDALKRRSPDSLEPLQVRALPSELQPLLETQNQLFLRIGRTIERERRLTGDAAHELRSPLTAIKTHLQVARMTEGEAREQALAHAEEGADRLHRTLEQLLLLARVEGSLSFDDGVLCSAEQVARLAVQDASHGDSGRIELRLPAGLSDARLDMPAALAVAAVRNLLDNALRHTASDARVELELQVFDDRVCFEVRDHGPGIAEQDLQHLTQRFWRNGQSAGCGLGLAIVQAIVQRCGCSLQFDSRPDGLRVRLQMPLRATAEQEM encoded by the coding sequence ATGAGCCTGCGTCTGCGCCTGAGTCTGATCCTGGGCACGGCCTTCGTGGTGATCTGGGCGCTGGCGGCGGCGTGGATGCTGCGCGACTTGCGCAACCAGATGATGTTCTCCCTGGACCAGCGCCTGGTAGCGTCGGCACGCATGGTCGCCGGCTTGATCGATCAAATGCCGCAGCCGTTGGCGAGCAAGGGCGAGGGCACGCACCTGAGTGCCGACCAACTGAGCATTCCCGATGGCATGGCCTGCCAGGTCAGCTCGTTGCGCGGCGAAGTCCTGGCGCGCAGTCAGCACACCGGCGAGCAGGCCCTGGATGACCAGCGCAGCGGTTTTCACGATCAGGTGATCGACGGTGACCACTGGCGCAGTTTCACCCTGGCCCGGGGCGAAGTGCGCATTACTACCGCCGATCGCGTGCGCGAACGTGAAGCGCTCAATCGTTCAATCCTGCTGGCCGCCTCAGCGCCGGTGCTGGTGGCCCTGCTGGGCAGTCTCGGGTTGCTCTGGCTGGGCGTCGGCAAGGGCCTGGCGCCGCTCAACCGGATGCGCGATGCCTTGAAACGGCGCAGTCCCGATTCGCTGGAGCCCTTGCAGGTCAGGGCGTTGCCCAGCGAGTTGCAACCCTTGCTGGAAACCCAGAACCAACTGTTCCTGCGCATCGGCAGGACCATCGAGCGTGAGCGTCGCCTCACCGGTGACGCGGCACACGAACTGCGCAGCCCGCTCACCGCGATCAAGACCCACCTGCAAGTGGCCCGCATGACCGAGGGCGAGGCCCGCGAGCAGGCGCTGGCCCATGCCGAGGAGGGCGCCGACCGCCTGCACCGCACGCTCGAGCAATTGCTGTTGCTGGCACGGGTGGAGGGCAGCCTGTCGTTCGATGACGGCGTGCTGTGCAGTGCCGAACAGGTAGCGCGGCTGGCTGTTCAGGATGCCAGTCACGGCGATAGCGGGCGTATCGAACTGCGCTTGCCCGCAGGACTGTCCGACGCCCGCCTGGACATGCCGGCGGCGCTGGCGGTGGCGGCCGTGCGCAACCTGCTGGACAATGCCCTGCGCCACACTGCAAGCGATGCGCGGGTCGAGCTTGAGCTGCAGGTATTCGATGATCGGGTCTGCTTCGAAGTGCGTGACCATGGGCCGGGTATTGCCGAGCAAGACTTGCAACATCTGACCCAGCGTTTCTGGCGTAACGGCCAGAGTGCCGGCTGTGGCCTGGGCCTGGCAATCGTGCAGGCCATCGTCCAGCGTTGTGGCTGTTCGCTGCAGTTCGACAGCCGACCCGATGGCCTGCGGGTACGACTGCAGATGCCGTTGCGTGCCACCGCCGAACAAGAAATGTAA
- a CDS encoding MFS transporter, whose product MIATVPARPVPLSRGDHKTLGLAALGGALEIYDFIIFVFFALTLSQLFFPPQMPEWLRLLQSFGIFVTGYLARPLGGILMAHFADHLGRKKVFSLSILMMALPCLLIGVMPTYAQIGYFAPLILLVLRILQGAAVGGEVPSAWVFVAEHAPPGRRGYALGFLQAGLTFGYLLGALMATALAQLFTAQEILDYAWRFPFLLGGVFGVLGVWLRRWLSETPVFLALRERRDQMVEFPLRTVLREHRASLLPAVILTCVLTSAVVVLVVITPTLMQQRFGMTASQSFALSSVGIVFLNIGCVLAGLLVDRVGAWRTLMLYSLLLPLGIGLLYCSLIGGWAWPGAAYALAGLACGVVGVVPSVMVGLFPAAVRVSGISFTYNIAYALWASITPLLLIALTPWSPWVCVGYCVIMGGVGLVTAIGYGLKAPASGDAVHALS is encoded by the coding sequence ATGATTGCCACTGTGCCTGCTCGCCCGGTTCCATTGTCTCGCGGCGACCACAAGACGCTGGGCCTGGCGGCCCTTGGCGGAGCGTTGGAGATCTATGATTTCATCATCTTTGTCTTCTTCGCGCTGACCCTCAGCCAATTGTTCTTCCCGCCACAGATGCCGGAATGGTTGCGTCTGCTGCAAAGCTTCGGGATTTTCGTCACCGGCTATCTGGCGCGCCCCTTGGGCGGGATTCTGATGGCGCATTTTGCCGATCACCTTGGGCGTAAAAAGGTGTTCAGCCTGAGTATCCTGATGATGGCCTTGCCCTGTCTGTTGATCGGGGTCATGCCGACCTATGCCCAGATCGGCTATTTCGCCCCGCTGATTCTGCTGGTGCTGCGCATCTTGCAAGGTGCCGCAGTGGGCGGCGAAGTACCCAGCGCGTGGGTGTTCGTGGCCGAGCATGCGCCACCGGGGCGGCGTGGCTATGCCTTGGGCTTTCTGCAGGCCGGACTTACCTTCGGTTATCTGCTCGGGGCGCTGATGGCCACTGCCCTGGCGCAGCTGTTTACCGCCCAGGAAATACTCGACTATGCCTGGCGCTTTCCCTTCCTGCTGGGCGGTGTGTTCGGCGTGCTCGGCGTCTGGTTGCGGCGCTGGCTGAGCGAGACACCGGTGTTCCTGGCACTGCGCGAGCGGCGTGATCAAATGGTCGAGTTCCCGCTGCGCACGGTACTGCGCGAACATCGCGCGTCGTTGTTGCCGGCGGTTATCCTGACCTGCGTGCTGACGTCGGCCGTGGTGGTGCTGGTGGTGATCACGCCGACGTTGATGCAGCAGCGCTTCGGCATGACGGCCAGCCAGAGCTTTGCCTTGAGCAGTGTGGGGATTGTCTTTCTGAATATCGGTTGCGTGCTGGCCGGCCTGTTGGTTGACCGTGTCGGCGCCTGGCGCACGCTGATGCTCTACAGCCTGTTGCTGCCATTGGGTATTGGCTTGCTGTATTGCAGCCTGATCGGTGGCTGGGCCTGGCCGGGGGCGGCCTATGCGCTGGCAGGCCTGGCCTGCGGTGTGGTCGGGGTGGTGCCTTCGGTGATGGTCGGCCTGTTTCCGGCCGCGGTCCGCGTCTCGGGCATTTCCTTTACTTACAACATTGCCTACGCCCTGTGGGCAAGTATCACCCCCTTGTTGCTGATCGCACTGACGCCGTGGAGCCCGTGGGTCTGTGTCGGTTACTGCGTGATCATGGGCGGGGTAGGGCTGGTCACTGCCATAGGCTATGGACTGAAGGCACCAGCGTCGGGCGATGCGGTGCATGCCTTGAGCTGA
- a CDS encoding dermonecrotic toxin domain-containing protein — MHPGTQAALASTAQQWLEAYPDLYLMARGAALKILKKLLGQELEPDTIYWHRFSGAASSSLTFNGWEHYGSPIESMTLIELVVRRFRAGDQDNVDDLQWEGGFYTADSKQGVYNQTNEVRLLPKDVLRELWAIDFAQAYRTKMRAFWQTHADDFLELSRINFQATLINARNQGTLTEQDLRALQRGAAASLTAPAVLKDRQGTAMGHQGLSVRTFDIAGYKARDILRIVDAQGRQLLYMPAQAPGLLVFDSEAAVYQWVRERAAKPDSREELLAHFSISGVDIGPLALLLAKLPNTVQSASKPLLNQREQVIEGDAFVYLRDTARHEMEVQAHQLLTSNAQLRKQIWIGYLGAFAQVFTPFAPLGWPVALVLVGAGVASVGLRIDQAVNARSAAERKSGILGAIASAIGLLLDVIALISTRPALNAPVTFNGEISGGLRLRLRPQTSISSPARELQVANPDMQGIELSPRGYWNRLGFIERSDRTPLYYTRELSGREDPTQVPMEGFADPQASRGAGDLLDGRALRTFGSVQGACLHAQAEYEGAYAVYEIDALDVRSVSARENLGANERFTISQLAPGSDAGRLGDAVQDAYLHDVVHVDNALIDSSRIKLRPVEEWEEQQAIELVHAATPRAVRVVESTVLHRVSVFPPAFGQVVNSYGIEAEGELQIVKYDPRIDAWRKPSGRAWRFDSARDRMVQVKNPDAIPWLDAARQQENLRALGFRVNVPYRVEPMPTTGLQPVPRKIHSIWIGKKMPHTLLNNMQRNAVEAAKGLAPFDTHLYLSIADPAELAETLEDARRFAPRLKTEILEGTPFFREFRNSKYYEQYLAASTGGAVNYASAVDVLRYRLVYREGGIYLDVDDRIISFEKTGMLFGNHPFTVGKNQFLLNTPVSHERLGMICEFNTSHFGTLANNPVLNAVSEESFIRFQADRDLYRTRPYAKLASREEMNAYARRINYTTGPGVFNAVIDQELPNVRQFRLLHRLAAGEIYLAERESRDITRALLNAEKDYGTLAELFDIRNTSSWLHTR, encoded by the coding sequence GTGCACCCCGGCACCCAGGCCGCGCTTGCGAGCACGGCGCAACAATGGCTGGAGGCCTATCCGGACTTGTATCTCATGGCCCGGGGCGCGGCCCTGAAAATCCTGAAGAAACTGCTAGGCCAGGAACTGGAGCCGGACACGATCTACTGGCACCGTTTCAGCGGTGCTGCAAGTTCCTCTCTCACCTTCAACGGTTGGGAGCATTATGGTTCACCGATCGAGTCCATGACATTGATCGAATTGGTCGTGCGCCGCTTCCGCGCGGGCGATCAGGACAACGTCGATGATTTGCAGTGGGAGGGCGGGTTCTATACGGCCGACTCGAAACAGGGTGTCTACAACCAGACCAATGAAGTCAGGCTCTTGCCCAAAGACGTTCTGCGTGAATTATGGGCGATTGATTTTGCGCAGGCGTACAGAACCAAAATGCGGGCATTTTGGCAAACCCATGCCGACGACTTCCTGGAACTGAGCAGAATCAACTTTCAGGCCACCCTGATCAACGCGCGCAACCAGGGAACATTGACCGAGCAGGATCTGCGGGCGCTGCAGCGAGGGGCTGCCGCGTCGTTGACAGCCCCTGCTGTTTTAAAGGATCGGCAAGGCACGGCCATGGGGCATCAGGGGCTGAGCGTGCGTACCTTCGATATCGCCGGGTACAAGGCTCGCGACATACTGCGCATTGTCGACGCCCAAGGGCGGCAGCTGCTTTACATGCCGGCGCAAGCGCCAGGTTTGCTGGTGTTCGATAGCGAGGCTGCCGTCTACCAATGGGTCCGGGAACGAGCGGCCAAGCCTGACTCGCGGGAAGAGCTCCTGGCGCACTTTTCGATATCGGGGGTCGATATCGGGCCATTGGCGCTACTGCTCGCAAAGCTGCCGAACACCGTGCAAAGTGCCAGCAAGCCGTTGCTCAATCAGCGCGAACAGGTCATTGAAGGTGATGCGTTCGTTTACCTGCGAGACACGGCCCGTCACGAGATGGAGGTACAGGCCCATCAGTTGTTGACCTCCAATGCACAACTGAGAAAACAGATATGGATCGGCTATCTGGGCGCATTCGCGCAAGTATTTACCCCTTTTGCCCCCCTGGGCTGGCCCGTCGCCCTGGTGCTTGTCGGAGCAGGTGTCGCCAGTGTAGGGCTGCGAATTGACCAGGCCGTCAATGCGCGCAGTGCCGCCGAGCGCAAGTCCGGCATTCTCGGTGCGATTGCCAGCGCCATAGGTCTGCTGCTCGATGTCATTGCGCTGATATCGACCCGCCCGGCGCTCAACGCCCCCGTAACATTCAATGGTGAAATCTCCGGCGGCTTGCGCCTGCGGCTGCGGCCCCAAACGTCGATCAGCTCGCCGGCTCGCGAGCTGCAGGTGGCAAACCCTGACATGCAAGGTATCGAATTGAGCCCTCGCGGTTACTGGAACCGCCTTGGGTTTATCGAAAGGAGCGATCGAACACCGCTTTACTACACACGTGAGTTATCGGGAAGGGAAGACCCGACTCAAGTGCCGATGGAAGGGTTTGCCGATCCGCAAGCGTCCCGGGGTGCGGGCGACCTGCTCGACGGCCGGGCATTACGCACCTTTGGTTCGGTACAGGGCGCCTGTCTCCACGCTCAGGCCGAGTACGAGGGGGCTTACGCCGTGTACGAAATCGACGCCTTGGATGTGAGGTCGGTTTCAGCCCGGGAGAACCTGGGTGCCAACGAACGGTTTACCATATCGCAGTTGGCCCCCGGGAGTGATGCGGGAAGGCTGGGCGATGCCGTGCAGGATGCCTACCTGCATGATGTGGTGCATGTCGATAACGCGCTGATCGACAGTTCAAGGATAAAACTGCGCCCCGTCGAAGAATGGGAAGAACAGCAAGCCATCGAACTCGTGCACGCGGCCACGCCTCGGGCAGTACGGGTAGTCGAAAGCACAGTGCTTCATCGCGTGAGTGTTTTTCCTCCCGCATTCGGTCAAGTCGTCAACAGTTATGGCATCGAGGCAGAGGGTGAACTGCAGATCGTCAAATACGATCCACGTATCGATGCCTGGCGAAAACCTTCCGGGCGCGCCTGGCGGTTTGACTCCGCACGGGATCGAATGGTGCAAGTTAAAAATCCCGACGCCATTCCCTGGCTCGACGCGGCCCGCCAACAGGAGAACCTGCGTGCGCTGGGGTTCAGGGTTAACGTTCCTTATCGCGTCGAACCGATGCCAACGACGGGCCTGCAGCCTGTTCCCCGCAAGATCCACAGTATATGGATTGGCAAAAAGATGCCGCACACGCTTCTGAACAACATGCAGCGCAATGCCGTTGAGGCGGCCAAGGGCCTGGCCCCGTTCGATACGCATTTGTATCTATCGATAGCCGACCCGGCCGAGCTTGCCGAAACACTGGAAGATGCACGCCGTTTCGCACCCAGGTTGAAGACTGAAATCCTGGAGGGCACGCCGTTTTTTCGAGAATTTCGCAACAGCAAGTATTATGAGCAGTACCTGGCCGCCAGCACTGGGGGGGCAGTCAATTACGCCAGTGCCGTGGACGTGTTGCGCTATCGACTTGTTTACCGCGAGGGAGGGATCTACCTGGATGTAGACGACCGGATCATTTCCTTTGAAAAAACCGGCATGCTGTTCGGGAACCACCCCTTCACCGTGGGCAAAAACCAGTTCTTGCTCAACACGCCGGTTTCCCATGAACGGTTGGGCATGATTTGCGAATTCAACACCAGCCATTTCGGCACGCTGGCCAACAACCCGGTGTTGAATGCAGTGTCCGAAGAGAGCTTCATTCGCTTTCAGGCGGATCGGGATCTCTACCGCACCCGGCCCTATGCGAAGCTTGCCAGTCGGGAAGAAATGAACGCGTATGCCCGGCGAATCAATTACACGACCGGGCCGGGCGTGTTCAACGCCGTCATTGATCAGGAACTGCCGAATGTTCGACAGTTCCGCCTCTTGCACCGGTTGGCGGCAGGCGAGATTTACCTGGCCGAGCGGGAGTCAAGGGACATCACCCGAGCATTGCTGAACGCCGAAAAAGATTACGGGACATTGGCCGAGTTGTTTGATATTCGCAATACCAGTAGTTGGCTGCATACACGCTAG
- a CDS encoding TlpA disulfide reductase family protein gives MLTVNIGPVALALDHVLLLSALGLATLVGWRVAKRGGDNPESTLFVLFMLGLLAARLGFVIAYWTQYRDDPLQIVDIRDGGFLAWAGVLAVLLGALWQYRQRPTLRRPLGIGLACGLLFWLLGTLASQLYERGTRLPDITLYNATGQAVKLADYQGRPLVINLWATWCPPCRREMPVLQQAQNERDDVLFLFVNQGESPGTVTTFLATAGLSLSHVLFDGSGRLAQQVGSMALPTTLFYDAEGHLIGSHLGELSRASLARALESFDRNPPATSPVSARSPQ, from the coding sequence ATGCTGACCGTAAATATAGGGCCCGTTGCCCTGGCCCTCGACCATGTTTTGCTGCTGAGCGCACTGGGCCTGGCCACGCTGGTGGGCTGGCGCGTTGCCAAACGCGGCGGCGACAACCCCGAATCGACGCTGTTCGTGCTGTTCATGCTCGGGCTGCTGGCCGCCCGGCTGGGCTTTGTGATCGCGTACTGGACGCAATACCGGGATGACCCATTGCAGATCGTCGATATCCGCGATGGCGGCTTTCTGGCCTGGGCAGGCGTGCTCGCGGTGCTGCTCGGCGCCCTCTGGCAGTATCGGCAGCGCCCCACCCTGCGCCGTCCGCTCGGCATTGGCCTGGCCTGCGGCCTGTTGTTCTGGTTGCTGGGCACCCTGGCCAGCCAGCTGTACGAGCGCGGCACGCGGCTGCCGGACATCACCCTGTACAACGCCACCGGGCAAGCGGTAAAGCTGGCCGACTATCAAGGGCGCCCGCTGGTGATCAACCTCTGGGCCACCTGGTGCCCGCCCTGCCGCCGGGAAATGCCGGTGCTGCAACAGGCCCAGAATGAGCGCGACGATGTGCTGTTCCTGTTCGTCAACCAGGGCGAATCCCCTGGCACCGTGACCACCTTTCTGGCCACCGCCGGCTTGAGCCTGTCCCATGTCCTGTTCGATGGCAGTGGCCGGCTGGCCCAACAGGTCGGCTCAATGGCCTTGCCGACCACGCTGTTCTACGACGCCGAAGGCCACCTGATTGGCAGCCACCTTGGCGAACTCTCGCGGGCAAGCCTTGCGCGCGCACTCGAATCCTTTGACCGGAATCCTCCGGCCACTTCACCTGTTTCCGCCAGGAGTCCGCAATGA
- the dsbG gene encoding thiol:disulfide interchange protein DsbG has translation MKPIFTLALGLALLQSPLLQAEELPEAIKMIEKKGARIMGSFDAPDGLRGYAAQFQNRGLALYLTPDGKHVLVGSLFDAQGKDLSQAQLQKLVYAPMAKQVWAKMEKSSWIADGKASAPRIVYLFSDPNCPYCNKFWEQARPWVDSGKVQLRHIMVGIIREDSPAKSAALLGAKNPEQALYKHEKAGKASTLKPLDKIPAEVQAKLDGNQALMEELGLAATPAIFYQDKDGQLQQQQGAPSPEMLGAILGPR, from the coding sequence ATGAAACCAATCTTCACCCTCGCGCTGGGCCTGGCCTTGCTGCAATCACCGTTGCTGCAGGCCGAAGAACTGCCTGAGGCGATAAAAATGATCGAGAAAAAGGGCGCTCGGATCATGGGCAGCTTCGACGCGCCGGACGGGCTGCGTGGCTACGCCGCCCAGTTCCAGAATCGCGGCCTGGCCCTGTACCTGACGCCCGACGGCAAGCATGTGTTGGTAGGCAGCCTGTTCGATGCACAAGGCAAGGACCTGAGCCAGGCCCAGCTGCAAAAACTGGTCTACGCCCCGATGGCCAAGCAGGTCTGGGCCAAGATGGAAAAGAGCAGCTGGATTGCCGACGGCAAGGCCAGCGCGCCGCGCATCGTCTACCTGTTCAGCGACCCCAACTGCCCGTATTGCAATAAGTTCTGGGAGCAGGCACGGCCCTGGGTCGACTCCGGCAAAGTGCAGTTGCGGCACATCATGGTCGGTATCATCCGTGAAGACAGCCCGGCCAAATCCGCTGCCCTGTTGGGTGCAAAAAACCCCGAGCAGGCCCTGTACAAACACGAAAAGGCCGGCAAGGCCAGCACCCTGAAACCACTGGACAAGATACCGGCCGAGGTTCAGGCCAAGCTCGATGGCAACCAGGCGTTGATGGAGGAACTGGGGTTGGCCGCGACCCCGGCGATCTTCTACCAGGACAAGGACGGCCAGTTGCAGCAGCAACAGGGGGCGCCGAGCCCGGAGATGCTGGGGGCGATTCTGGGGCCCAGGTAA
- a CDS encoding response regulator — protein sequence MHVLLCEDDDLIASGIVAGLAAQGLTVDRVATASAAQAMLRAAQFDVMVLDLGLPDEDGLKFLQRLRQQGEAMPVLVLTARDTVTDRVDGLQAGADDYLLKPFDLRELSARLHSLLRRVAGRAVNVIEHGPLSYDPSSRETLLGGQPVDLSRREQALLQALLHNRGRVLSSEQLKDSVYGFGDEVESNALNVHIHHLRRKLGNGIVETVRGLGYRLGAAEPPEGARR from the coding sequence ATGCATGTATTGCTCTGCGAGGATGACGACCTGATTGCCAGCGGTATCGTCGCCGGCCTCGCCGCCCAGGGCCTGACCGTCGACCGGGTCGCCACCGCCAGTGCTGCCCAGGCGATGTTGCGGGCGGCGCAGTTCGACGTCATGGTGCTCGACCTCGGCCTGCCCGACGAAGACGGCCTCAAGTTCCTGCAGCGCCTGCGCCAGCAGGGCGAGGCCATGCCCGTGCTGGTCCTGACCGCGCGCGACACCGTCACCGACCGGGTCGATGGCCTGCAGGCCGGGGCCGACGACTATTTGCTCAAGCCTTTCGATCTGCGCGAGCTCAGTGCACGGCTGCACAGCCTGTTGCGGCGAGTGGCCGGACGCGCGGTGAATGTCATCGAGCATGGTCCCTTGAGCTACGACCCGAGCAGCCGCGAAACCCTGCTCGGCGGTCAGCCGGTGGATCTGTCGCGCCGTGAACAGGCGCTGCTGCAAGCGCTCTTGCATAACCGTGGGCGCGTGCTTTCCAGCGAACAGTTGAAAGACAGCGTCTACGGCTTTGGCGACGAAGTCGAAAGCAATGCCTTGAACGTGCATATCCATCACCTGCGGCGCAAGCTGGGCAACGGCATCGTCGAAACCGTACGCGGGCTGGGCTACCGCCTGGGCGCTGCCGAGCCGCCAGAGGGGGCGCGTCGATGA
- a CDS encoding response regulator has product MPNKKMRILIADEHHVQLMQIEKMLNQMGYYRIAPVQSFVELLSIVQSALEPFHLLIANTDLATHAGVDLTRFCGESPQIQHALLYETQYVMVPAVPANQRKSVSVCLPRLPDADALQTFMQIIDSPVVIGQLESPASSTRAHAKRRINRIETVFSRH; this is encoded by the coding sequence ATGCCCAATAAAAAGATGCGTATCCTCATAGCCGACGAGCACCATGTTCAATTGATGCAGATTGAAAAGATGCTCAATCAAATGGGCTACTACCGCATTGCACCGGTGCAGTCCTTCGTAGAGCTGTTGTCCATCGTCCAGAGCGCCCTGGAGCCCTTTCATTTGTTGATCGCCAACACCGACCTGGCAACCCATGCCGGTGTAGACCTGACCAGGTTTTGCGGAGAAAGCCCGCAGATACAGCACGCACTGCTTTACGAAACCCAATACGTCATGGTTCCTGCGGTCCCGGCCAATCAGCGCAAGTCGGTCAGCGTATGCCTGCCGCGCCTGCCGGACGCCGACGCCTTGCAGACCTTCATGCAAATCATCGATTCGCCAGTGGTCATCGGCCAGTTGGAGTCTCCTGCCAGCAGCACCCGCGCTCACGCCAAAAGGCGGATAAACCGTATTGAGACGGTCTTCTCGCGCCACTGA